DNA sequence from the Streptomyces sp. NBC_01497 genome:
CAAGCGCGTACCGTCCCCGGCGGCCCGTCCGCTGTCCGCGCCCGCGACCGGCCAGGGCTCCGCGCAGCGGGCCGGTGCGGTGCTGGACGCCCGCTGAGTCCGTGGCGTCGGCCGGGCCGGCCCAGGCCGGGCCCGTCACGTCACGTCAGGCCAGGGCTTCGGCCGCCGGCGCGGTACTCCCTGTGCGTGTCCGCCGAGCGGGCACCGCCCTGCCTCCCGGACTCCGCTCCGAGCGGGTGGAGGCGGACGCACCCCGCCGGCGGGACGCCCGGGCAACGCCCGGACATCCCCCCGCCGGGCGGATGCTCAGGCGAACGCCCGCCGGACGACATCGCGCTGCTCGGCGCCGTGCCGCCGGGCCGACCCCACCGCGGGGGCGGAGGCCGGCGGCCTGCTCACGCACTCCAGAGCGCCCTGTGCCAGCCCGCGCAGCCGCGGTCCGACATAGCTCCACGCTCCCTGGTTGGCCGGCTCCTCCTGAACCCAGCGCAGCGGCACCCCGGCCGGGAAGCGCGACAGTTCGGCGCGCAACGCCGTGTCCGGGAACGGGTACAGCTGCTCCAGCCGGACGATCGCGGTACCGTCCGCGGTTTCCGTGCCGTCGGTGCTCTCCGTGCCGGCCGCGCCGGAGTCGGCTCGGTGCGCGGCGAGTTCATGGGCGATCTTGCCGGAGCAGAGCAACACCCGCCGCACCCGCGCCGGGTCGGCCACCGGGTCCACCAGGACGGGCCGGAAACCGCCCTCGGTGAAGTCCCCGAGCGGCGACACCGCCGTCTTCAGGCGCAGCATCGACTTCGGTGTGAACACCACGAGCGGCCTGCGCAGGCCGACACCGCCCTGCTGCCGCAGCAGGTGGAAGTAGTTCGCGGGCAGGGACGGCACCGCCACCGTCATGTTGTTCTCCGCACACATCTGCAGGAAGCGTTCGACGCGTGCCGAGGAGTGGTCGGGTCCCTGGCCTTCGAGGCCGTGCGGCAGCAGCAGGCTCACGCCGCAGGACTGCCCCCATTTCTGCTCCGCGGAGGAGATGTACTCGTCGATGACGGTCTGCGCGCCGTTGACGAAGTCACCGAACTGGGCTTCCCACAGCACCAGCGCGTCGGGGCGGCCCAGTGAGTAGCCGTACTCGAAGGCCAGCGCGCCCAGTTCGGACAGCAGGGAGTCGTAGGGCATGAAGGGGGCGGCGTCGTCGCCCAGGGTGCCGAGCGGGGTGTGTTCGGCGCCGGTACGGCGGTCGGTGAGCACGGCGTGCCGCTGGCCGAACGTGCCGCGCCGGACGTCCTCGCCCGTCAGCCGCACCGGCACACCGTCCAGGAGCAGCGAACCGATCGCCAGCGCCTCCGCCGTCGCCCAGTCGACCGTGCCGTCGTCGAGCATGGACGCCCTGCGGGTCAGCTGCGGCAGGACGCGCGGGTGCACGGTGAACCCCTCGGGCAGGTCCGTCTGCGTGGCGAGCACCCGGCGCGCGGTGGCCTCGTCGACCGCCGTGACCGGTGGAGGGCCGTCGATCACCGGCACAGGGGCGGGCGTGTGTTCCCGCTCCTCGACGGCCAGTTCACGGGTCGCGGCGAACGCCGCCTCCAGCCGGCCGCGGTACTCCCGCTGCGCCTGTTCGACCTCGTCCTCGTCGACGTCGCCGCGGCCCAGCAGCGTGCCCGCGTACACCTTGCGTACGGACGGCAGGGCGGCGATGCGGTCGTACATGGCGGGCTGGGTGATCGACGGGTCGTCCACCTCGCTGTGGCCGTGGCGCCGGTAGCAGATCAGGTCGATCACGATGTCCTTGCGGAACGACGCGCGGTAGTCGAAGGCGAGCCGGGCGACCCGGACCACGGCCTCCGGGTCGTCGCCGTTGACGTGCAGGATCGGCGCCTCGACCGTACGGGCCACGTCGGTGGCGTGCACACTGGAACGCCCGCTGTCGGGCAGCGTGGTGAAGCCGACCTGGTTGTTCACGACGACGTGCACGGTGCCGCCGGTCCGGTAGCCGCTCAGCTGCGACATGTTGAGCGTCTCGGCCACCACGCCCTGTCCCGCGAAGGCCGCGTCACCATGCACCACCACGGGCAGGATGGGGAAGTCGTCCTCGCCGGCTCCCTGGGCCACGTCCTGCTTGGCCCGTACGATCCCTTCCGCGACCGGGCCGACGATCTCCAGGTGCGACGGGTTCGCGACAACCGAGACGGGGATGGTGCGGCCGTCAGGCCCGGTATAGGTGCCGGCGGCGCCGAGATGGTATTTCACGTCGCCCGAGCCCTGCACGGTCAGAATGCCGGCGGCGTCGTCGAACTCCTGGAACATCTGCGCGTACGACTTCCCGACGACATTGGCCAGCACGTTCAGCCTGCCGCGGTGGGACATTCCGAGGACCACTTCCCGCATTCCGAGGTCCATCGCTCCCGCGAGGAGCGCGTCGAGCAGGACGATCGCCGATTCGCCGCCTTCCAGCGAATAGCGCTTCTGTCCCACGTACTTCGTCTGCAGAAAGGTCTCGAACGCCTCCGCAGAGCCGAGCCGGCTCAGAATCCGCAGCTGTTCCCTCCGGTCGGGGCGCGGGTGCGCGGTCTCGATCCGGCGCTGGATCCACCGCCGTTCCTCCGGGTCCTGGATGTGCATGTACTCCACGCCGACCGAGCCGCGGTAGAAGGCATCGAGCGTGGCCAGGACCTCGCGCACGGTCATGGTGTCGCGACCGGCGAAACCGTCGACGGGGAACTCCCGGTCCAGGTCGTCCTCGTCCAGACCGTGCCCTGCGGGCCCCAGGTCGGGGTGCTGGTCACGCGGCACGACGGAGAGGGGGTCGGTTGCGGCGGCGAGGTGGCCGCGCACCCGGAACGCGTGGACCAGAGCCGCGACCCGGATCGCCTTGGTGACGCTCCCCGCGTCGAGGTCGCGGGGCCGGTCGGGAGGACGGCTCCCGTCGGCGGCGCCCTGCCCGGCCGGTACGGAGGACAGCGCGGCGGGGGCGGCGGCTCCGCCGACCGAGAAATACGCCGCCCAGGCGTCGTCCACGGAATCGGGGTCGTTTCTGAACCGCTCACGCAGTTCGTCGACGACCCATTCGTTGATGCCGAAATCCGACTGTGCCACCACGGCTCTAGCGCCTTCTTTCGTTTCCGGGAGACCGGGTCATGCGAGGCCTTCTCCGTTTTCGAACGTACAGCGCGGAAAGCGGCCGCGACCCGGTCGCACAGGCCAGCCGAGCGGCACATCCGGACATCGGCGGGGGAGGGTGCGCGCGGGGAGCGTGCGAGCCGTCGGGGTGTCCGCACCGGGTCCGTGCCGGGGCGTCGCGGGGTACGCGCCGGGCCCGGGCCGGTACCTCGTGGGCCGCACGCCGGGACCGCGTCCCACGCGTCCCGTCGTGGCGGCATCCTGTCGTCCCACGCGTCCCGTCGTCCCATCGTCCCGGCCGTGGCGGGGACCCGCACGTCGGCCCGGATGAGACGGCTCCAGCCGGTCGCGGGAAAGGCGCCCGCCGCCGGTCCTCAGCGGTGCGTGCGTCCCGGGTCAGGGCGCCTGGGCGCCCTGCAGGAAGGAAGCGACCACCAGGTCGGCCGCCCGACCCGGTTCGAGGTCGGCGAAGTCGTGAGCGGCCATGTCCACGAGGCGGCCGAGCATCGCCATGGCCCAGCCGTCCGGCAGGTCCGCCCGGACCAGACCCTCGTCCGCCGCACGCCGGAAGAAGTCGGCGAGGCGCGCGCGCTGCGCGTCGGCGCGCGCGAGCGCCTCGGCATCCTGGTTCATCAGGCGCCGGATGTCGAGGGGCCACTGACGGCTGACCGGGATGATCGACTCGGCGTAGCGGTGGAGGGCGACCGCCACGGGGGCCTCCGTGAGGCGGGCCTGGTCGAGGACGGCCTCCGAGGCGTCGAGCTTGGCCTTGTACACGGCGGACAGCAGCGCCTCCCGGGTGGCGAACCGCCGGTAGACCGTGCGCCGGTCCACACCCGCCTCGGCCGCGACGGTGGCGATCGTCGTCGAGGGGTCCTGCGCGAGCAGACGTGCCCCCGTACGCAGAACGGCGTCCAGGTTCCGTGCGGCATCAGCTCTCATGACACTAAGTGTACCTTCGGTGTGGCAGAAGGCTGTCGGGGTACCTCCCGGCGCCTCCGGAGACGCCGAGACGGCGCTCGGGACCCCATATCTGTCACTCTTGTGTGTCGATTGCTTGTATGTAGCGCGCCATCGGCGTAGCCTTTTCGTATGACGACGATCTGGTGTGGCCCGTGCGCGGCGAGCGGACCCGCGCGGAAGCGACCGGCCCGTCCGTCACCGACTCCGGCACCGAGCCGGGCCCCGGGCGGCCGGCGCCCCGGACAGGTGGCCGCCCTGCCGGCGACCGGCCGCCACCGGTGCCGCTGACCCGACCGCTTTCGTAGCGCCACGCGCCCCCGGGCCGCGCACCTGCGATCCGTACCCCCGCACGTCCCTTCACTCCGGTGCACCCCGCGCGCCCGCATGCCCGGTGCCCCGACGTCCCCCGCATCCCCGTACCCCGACGTCCCCGTATCCCCGGCCGACGCACCGGGCTGACGCAGACCCCAGACCGACCGACGCAGACCCCAGGCTGACGCAGACCCCAGACCGACCGACGCAGACCCCAGGCCGACGAAGACCCCGGGGCCGGCACAGAACGAAGGAAGCGGAGACCCCATGATCGTGCGTGACAAGCTCTACCTGGGCGGCGTGTGGACCGCCCCGAGCAGCACCGCCCTGCTCGACATCCGATCCCCCCACGACCAGTCCCTGGTGGGACGTTCGGTGCAGGCACGGCCTGCCGATGTGGACCGTGCGGTGGCCGCCGCCCGCGCGGCGTTCGACGAGGGTCCCTGGCCCCGCACCACCCCCCGGCACCGCCAGGACGTCGTCGCCCGCCTCAACGCGCTCCGCGAGGCGCGCGCCGAGGAGATCGCCGCGCTCATCACCCGGGAACGCGGCAACCCCCACTGGTTCAACGCGGCAGGGCAGGGCGGCCTGACCCGCCAGGCCCTCGGCTACCTCAAGGGGGCCCGCGAGTTCGGCTGGGAGGAGACCCTCGACCCGTCGATACCGGACGCCGCTTTCCGCAGCGTCGTGCGGCGTGAGCCGATCGGCGTGGTGGCTGCGGTCATCCCGTGGAACTCGCCGTTCTCCGCGGCGCTCGCCAAGCTGATCCCGGCACTCCTCGCCGGCAACACGGTGGTCTTGAAGACGTCCCCCGAGAACGCGCTGAGCATGATGCTGCTCGCGGACATCTTCGACGAACTGGGCCTGCCCGAAGGGGTGGTGAGTATCCTTCCCGCCGACCGCGAGACCAGCGCGTACCTGGTCGCGCACGCCGGGACGGACAAGGTCGCCTTCACCGGTTCCACCCGGGCGGGGCGTTCCATCGCGTCCGTCGCGGGGGAGCGGCTCAAGCGGGTCAGCCTGGAGCTCGGGGGCAAGTCGGCGGCGATCATCCTGCCCGACGCCGACCTCCAGCAGGCGGTGCCGGCACTGAAGTTCTCCTCGCTCGCCAACAACGGCGAGGCGTGCATCGCCCAGACCCGCATCCTGGCCCCGCGCGTCCGCTACGAGGAGATCGTCGCCGCGCTGAAGGATCTCCTGGAGGGACTGAAGGTCGGCGACCCGTCCGACAGCGACACCTTCATCGGCCCGCTCGTCCGCGCCGATCAGCAGGAGCGGGTGCGCGACTACATCCGGCTCGGTGTCGAGGAGGGCGCCCGGCTCGTCACCGGTGGCCCCGAATCGCCCGAAGGGCTGGAGATGGGGAACTACGTCAAGCCCACGCTCTTCGCCGACGTCGACAACTCCATGCGCATCGCCCAGGAGGAGATCTTCGGCCCGGTTCTCGTCGTGATCCCGTACGACGACGAGGACGACGCGGTGCGCATCGCCAACGACTCCGAGTACGGCCTCAGCGGCGGCGTCTGGACGGCGGACGCCGAGCACGGCATGGAGATCGCCCGCCGGGTCCGTACCGGGACCTTCACGGTCAACGGCGCCCCGATCGGCTTCGACGGCCCCTTCGGCGGCTACCGGGCCAGCGGCACCGGCCGCGAGTACGGCGCCGTCGGCCTCGCGGGCTACGTCGAGCACAAGACCGTGAGCGTCCCCGCCTGACGGACAGGGGCCCTCCGGTGGACAGGGACCGCCTGGGCCGCGACGGGGCCCGGGTGTGACGGAGCAGGGGATGGCTCGTTGAGCCGTGCATGAGTGTCGCGAGACGCGCGTCGACGCGTACGGCCCCGTGCCGCGTACGGCGTGCCGGCCGGGGACCGGAGCGTACGCCGTGACCCGGCCGGACGCGTGCCCCGAGCCGCCTGCGACGTCGGGCGGACGGCGCGTTTACGCCGTGTCGACGTCCGCGGCCGTCCGGGCCGCACACCCGCACCGCCCACCCCGGCGATCCGGCCGGGGTCCGCACGTCGCGTTCCGGGTCCCGCAGCCGCGGGTCCCTGCCCGCCCCACCGCTTCCCAGGAGAAGCCATGGTCGCCATCCCCGAGTCGGCGCACGCGCTGATGAACTCCACCGCCCTCGGCCACGTCGTCACCCTCAACCCCGACGGCAGCCCCCAGGTCAGCTGTGTCTGGGTCACGCTCGACGACGGTGACATCGTCTTCGCGTCGCTCCACCCGTGGCAGAAGATCAAGAACCTGCGCCGCGATCCACGCGTGGCGGTGACCGTGGAGTCCGACCTGACCGCGGCGACCGGGCTGCGCGAGTACCTCACCGTCAAAGGAGAGGCCGGCATCAGTGAGGGCGGCGGCCTGAAACTGGTCCGCAGCCTCGCGCGCACCTACATGGGCCCCGAGGCGGTCTACCCGCCCCAGGACGACGCGCCCGACGGGTACGTCGTACGGATCAAGGCCGCCACGATCGGTGGCGTCGGGCCCTGGGCGACGAAGCCGGCCTGACGGGACGGTGGTTCCGGCGCGATCCGGCTCCGCCGCGCGGCGGAGCACTTGCCCGTAGCCCGTAGCCCGTTGCTCGTAGCCGACGTTCGCGGCTCGCAGTCCGCAGTCCGCAGTCCTGGCTCGCGACTCGCGGCTCGCGGCTCGCAGTCCGCGGTCCGGGCTCGCGACTCGCAGCGCGCCGGGCGGGGTCCTTGGCCGTACGGGGCCACTCCCGCCAGGCTGGGCGTATGCGCCTCATCCCGTTCCGCGGTCTCCTGTCCGTCGCACCTGCCCTGCTGCTCGTCGCCGCGCTCGGCGCGTGCGGCGGGCCGGGGCCGGCGGCCGACGACCATCCGCGCGGGAGCGCCACCCGGACGGCTGCCTCCGGGAGCCCGCCCTCCCCGGGCGCGCCGACGCACGCTCTCGACGCCCTCCGGCAACGGTTCGGCGCACGGCTCGGGTTGTACGCCCTGGACACCGGCACGGGCCGCGAGATCGGTTACCACGCGGACGACCGGTTCGCCTTCGACTCCACGTACAAGGTCCTCGCGGTGGGCGCCCTCCTGCGCCGCGTCCCGGACGCCGACCTCGACCGCGTGATCACCTACCGCGCCGCGGACCTGCAGGACTACTCACCGATCACCCGCCCCCGCGTGTCCACCGGGATGACCCTGCGCGCACTCATGGACGCGGCCCTGCGGTACAGCGACAACACCGCCGCCAACCTGCTGCTCCGCCGACTCGGTGGCCCGGCGGCCCTGCAGCGGTCGCTGCGGGCGGTCGGCGACTCCACCACCCACGTCGACCGCGACGAACCGTCCGTCAACACCGCCGTCCCGGGGGACGTTCGGGACACCACCACGCCCCGTGCCCTCGGCACGGACCTGCGGCGGTTCGTCCTCGGTGACCTGCTCACCGGCGGCCGACGGCGTCAACTGACCGACTGGATGCTCCACAACACCACCGGTGGCCCCTACGTGCGCGCCGGTGTGCCCGCCGGATGGAAGGTCGCCGACAAGACCGGCAACGGGGATTACGGCAGCCGCAACGACATCGCCGTCGCGTGGCCCGCGCAGGGCGCTCCCGTCGTCATCGCGGTCCTCTCCGCTCGCGGCCAACGTGACGCCGCCTCCGACGACGCGCTCATCGCGGACGCCACGGAGACGGCCCTCGCGGCCCTGCGGTGACGCGCTTCGCACAGCCGGATGGCGCCCCGGGGACACCCTGCGGCATCGCGTCGGCACTCCACGCGCCGGGCAGGGGCGCCGGTGGGCGACGCCGGCCGGCTGACGGGAGGGCCGGGTGCCGCGCCCCCATCAGTGGTCCGTGCGCGCCTGAGCCCTTACGGCTCGTCCCCACTCCTCGTCCCGCCGGGGGCGGAAGTGTCGTCCTCGCGCACACCTCATGTGGCCTGGCGCCATGTGAACCGGTCGCGCGGCGATCTGGGTTCGATGGAGAGTGGCGCTGTTCGCACGGAACTCCCCGGAAGCCGTTCTGCTGCAACTGGCCGCCCATTTCGTGGGCTGCAGGCTGGTCTTCGTTCCACTCTCGCCCGGCGGCGGGCTGGAAGCCCTCGTGCGGCGCGCCGATGTCGAGGCGTTGCTCTTCGACGCGGCTCTCGGAGACCGTGCCCTGCCGGTCGCCGGGAGCGCGGGTGTGCCACTGGTCCTCAGCATCGGTACGTGCCCCGGAGCGGTGGACTTCCTGGCGACGGCGTCCGGTCACGGGCGCCTCGCGCCGCACGAGGCTGCCGACAGCTGCCACGTCGCGACTCTCCTCTGTACCGGCTCTGTACCGGCGGCACCGCGGGCGAGCCCAAGCTGGTCGTCCACCGACGCGCCTCCTCCGAGGACCTGGCGCGGGACGCGGGCGGCTTGAGGCCGACGGCCACCGAACCGGCACTGCTGTTCACCACACCGGTGACGCACGCCAGTGGCCACCGGACCTTCCTGGTGGGCCTGCTGACCGACCAGACCCTCGTGCTGGCCGGCGCCCGGTCGTGGCAGGCACGTGAGCCCCGGCCCGCGGGGACGGGCTGCCCCGGCCCGGCTTGTTTTTCCGGTACCCGGCCCGTCCCCGTCTCCGGGATGGACAGTGCGGGGGCGTGAGCAGGGGGATCCGCGACGGCCGCCGAACGGCCGTCGGATCAGCAGAAAGGCCCCCGACCCGCGAACAAGCGGGACAGGGGCCTTTCAACAGGGTGAGTGACGGGACTCGAACCCGCGGCATCCTGGACCACAACCAGGTGCTCTACCAGCTGAGCTACACCCACCATGACC
Encoded proteins:
- a CDS encoding multifunctional oxoglutarate decarboxylase/oxoglutarate dehydrogenase thiamine pyrophosphate-binding subunit/dihydrolipoyllysine-residue succinyltransferase subunit; the protein is MVAQSDFGINEWVVDELRERFRNDPDSVDDAWAAYFSVGGAAAPAALSSVPAGQGAADGSRPPDRPRDLDAGSVTKAIRVAALVHAFRVRGHLAAATDPLSVVPRDQHPDLGPAGHGLDEDDLDREFPVDGFAGRDTMTVREVLATLDAFYRGSVGVEYMHIQDPEERRWIQRRIETAHPRPDRREQLRILSRLGSAEAFETFLQTKYVGQKRYSLEGGESAIVLLDALLAGAMDLGMREVVLGMSHRGRLNVLANVVGKSYAQMFQEFDDAAGILTVQGSGDVKYHLGAAGTYTGPDGRTIPVSVVANPSHLEIVGPVAEGIVRAKQDVAQGAGEDDFPILPVVVHGDAAFAGQGVVAETLNMSQLSGYRTGGTVHVVVNNQVGFTTLPDSGRSSVHATDVARTVEAPILHVNGDDPEAVVRVARLAFDYRASFRKDIVIDLICYRRHGHSEVDDPSITQPAMYDRIAALPSVRKVYAGTLLGRGDVDEDEVEQAQREYRGRLEAAFAATRELAVEEREHTPAPVPVIDGPPPVTAVDEATARRVLATQTDLPEGFTVHPRVLPQLTRRASMLDDGTVDWATAEALAIGSLLLDGVPVRLTGEDVRRGTFGQRHAVLTDRRTGAEHTPLGTLGDDAAPFMPYDSLLSELGALAFEYGYSLGRPDALVLWEAQFGDFVNGAQTVIDEYISSAEQKWGQSCGVSLLLPHGLEGQGPDHSSARVERFLQMCAENNMTVAVPSLPANYFHLLRQQGGVGLRRPLVVFTPKSMLRLKTAVSPLGDFTEGGFRPVLVDPVADPARVRRVLLCSGKIAHELAAHRADSGAAGTESTDGTETADGTAIVRLEQLYPFPDTALRAELSRFPAGVPLRWVQEEPANQGAWSYVGPRLRGLAQGALECVSRPPASAPAVGSARRHGAEQRDVVRRAFA
- a CDS encoding TetR/AcrR family transcriptional regulator, with protein sequence MRADAARNLDAVLRTGARLLAQDPSTTIATVAAEAGVDRRTVYRRFATREALLSAVYKAKLDASEAVLDQARLTEAPVAVALHRYAESIIPVSRQWPLDIRRLMNQDAEALARADAQRARLADFFRRAADEGLVRADLPDGWAMAMLGRLVDMAAHDFADLEPGRAADLVVASFLQGAQAP
- a CDS encoding aldehyde dehydrogenase; translated protein: MIVRDKLYLGGVWTAPSSTALLDIRSPHDQSLVGRSVQARPADVDRAVAAARAAFDEGPWPRTTPRHRQDVVARLNALREARAEEIAALITRERGNPHWFNAAGQGGLTRQALGYLKGAREFGWEETLDPSIPDAAFRSVVRREPIGVVAAVIPWNSPFSAALAKLIPALLAGNTVVLKTSPENALSMMLLADIFDELGLPEGVVSILPADRETSAYLVAHAGTDKVAFTGSTRAGRSIASVAGERLKRVSLELGGKSAAIILPDADLQQAVPALKFSSLANNGEACIAQTRILAPRVRYEEIVAALKDLLEGLKVGDPSDSDTFIGPLVRADQQERVRDYIRLGVEEGARLVTGGPESPEGLEMGNYVKPTLFADVDNSMRIAQEEIFGPVLVVIPYDDEDDAVRIANDSEYGLSGGVWTADAEHGMEIARRVRTGTFTVNGAPIGFDGPFGGYRASGTGREYGAVGLAGYVEHKTVSVPA
- a CDS encoding PPOX class F420-dependent oxidoreductase, producing MVAIPESAHALMNSTALGHVVTLNPDGSPQVSCVWVTLDDGDIVFASLHPWQKIKNLRRDPRVAVTVESDLTAATGLREYLTVKGEAGISEGGGLKLVRSLARTYMGPEAVYPPQDDAPDGYVVRIKAATIGGVGPWATKPA
- the bla gene encoding class A beta-lactamase, which codes for MRLIPFRGLLSVAPALLLVAALGACGGPGPAADDHPRGSATRTAASGSPPSPGAPTHALDALRQRFGARLGLYALDTGTGREIGYHADDRFAFDSTYKVLAVGALLRRVPDADLDRVITYRAADLQDYSPITRPRVSTGMTLRALMDAALRYSDNTAANLLLRRLGGPAALQRSLRAVGDSTTHVDRDEPSVNTAVPGDVRDTTTPRALGTDLRRFVLGDLLTGGRRRQLTDWMLHNTTGGPYVRAGVPAGWKVADKTGNGDYGSRNDIAVAWPAQGAPVVIAVLSARGQRDAASDDALIADATETALAALR